Part of the Labilibaculum antarcticum genome, AGAGGCTTTGTATCAGAATGTGTATGAAGCGCTTTTAGCTGATGACCCAGATGGAATAATTGAGCGGGCAACAATTGTGAAAGAGGGCTGGTTGACACCTCAATTTGCATATCTTCAGGATTACCTGGAAGGAAAAGAAGCTGTGAAAGTATAAAAAAAAAGACCAAATGTGTGTGCATTTGGTCTTCTAAATTTTATAGATTTTTCAGATCGGATATGGTTTGGTTTGGGTCATCTGACCTAAATACAAAGCTTCCGGCAACTAAAGCATTGGCTCCAGCTTCGACTAATTTCTTTCCTGTTTCCAGATTCACACCTCCATCAATTTCAATAGTAACAGAAGCATTTTTTTCTTTAATTAGTTGAACTAGTTTTTCAACTTTAGCATAGGTGTTCTCGATAAAACTTTGACCGCCAAAACCGGGATTTACACTCATTAACAGAACTAAATCAATATCCGTAATAATTTCTTCTAAAACTGAAACCGGAGTATGAGGGTTTAGCGATACACCGGCTTTCATGCCATGGCTGTGAATGTTTTGAA contains:
- the rpe gene encoding ribulose-phosphate 3-epimerase — its product is MQTLISPSLLAADFTNLKTDIEMVNNSQADWFHLDIMDGVFVPNISYGLPIVEQIKKIAEKPLDVHLMIIDPDRYVEAFKKAGADILTVHYEACTHLHRTIQNIHSHGMKAGVSLNPHTPVSVLEEIITDIDLVLLMSVNPGFGGQSFIENTYAKVEKLVQLIKEKNASVTIEIDGGVNLETGKKLVEAGANALVAGSFVFRSDDPNQTISDLKNL